In Sphingobacterium zeae, one genomic interval encodes:
- a CDS encoding 3-keto-disaccharide hydrolase — protein sequence MRRNTLFKSVLVAAMVSNVVLAYAQADKSNDKGWTNLFDGKTLNGWKTVGGKAPYSIEGDAIVGRMTKGTPNSFLITEKEYGDFILELDIKLEGKETNSGIQTRSHLDPKGNDGRGRVYGRQVEIDPSARAWTGGIYDEARRGWIYPLDLNENAKTAYKAEQFNHIRIEAIGDELLTWVNDIPVSYVVDTIDRTGFIGLQVHSIPAQLDGKKVYFKNVKIKTTDLKPKGFPKDVYIVNLKPNEVVDAEKKKGVKLLFDGKTNTGWRSIHSDKFPERGWEVKDGQMTVLKSDGGESTNGGDIVTKDKYAVFDLSFEFKLSPGANSGVKYFVTLKEKSKGSAIGLEYQVLDDALHPDAKLGRDGNRTLASLYDLITSNRDERARRPIGEWNRGRVVVTADNKVEHYLNGIKMLSYERGSKAFKDLVQISKYKDWESFGEAEEGFILLQDHGDRVSFRSIKINTPN from the coding sequence ATGAGAAGAAATACACTATTTAAATCTGTTTTAGTGGCAGCTATGGTCAGCAATGTTGTATTGGCCTATGCCCAGGCAGATAAGAGTAATGACAAAGGTTGGACAAACCTTTTTGATGGAAAGACGCTAAATGGCTGGAAAACTGTTGGAGGAAAAGCACCCTATTCTATTGAGGGAGATGCTATTGTTGGGCGAATGACTAAGGGTACCCCCAATTCTTTTTTAATTACTGAGAAAGAATACGGTGATTTCATATTGGAGCTTGATATTAAACTTGAAGGAAAGGAAACTAATTCAGGTATCCAAACTAGAAGCCATCTCGATCCAAAAGGCAACGATGGACGAGGGCGTGTATATGGACGACAAGTAGAGATTGACCCATCCGCGCGCGCGTGGACGGGTGGAATATATGATGAAGCACGTCGCGGATGGATTTATCCCTTAGATTTAAATGAGAATGCAAAAACAGCATATAAAGCAGAACAATTTAATCATATCCGAATAGAGGCCATCGGCGATGAGCTGCTGACTTGGGTCAATGATATACCAGTGTCGTACGTTGTTGATACGATTGATAGAACGGGGTTTATCGGACTTCAGGTGCATAGTATTCCGGCGCAATTGGATGGAAAGAAAGTTTATTTTAAGAATGTAAAAATAAAAACAACTGATCTTAAACCAAAAGGTTTTCCTAAAGATGTATATATCGTCAATCTCAAGCCCAATGAAGTGGTGGATGCTGAAAAGAAAAAGGGTGTTAAACTCTTATTTGACGGTAAAACCAATACAGGTTGGCGTAGCATACATAGCGATAAGTTTCCAGAACGTGGGTGGGAAGTCAAGGACGGACAAATGACTGTGCTAAAATCTGATGGTGGAGAATCAACGAATGGTGGAGATATTGTCACAAAAGATAAATATGCTGTGTTTGATCTTTCATTTGAATTTAAGCTTAGTCCAGGTGCAAATAGTGGTGTGAAATATTTTGTCACCTTGAAAGAAAAATCAAAAGGATCGGCTATTGGTTTGGAATACCAAGTGCTTGATGATGCTTTGCACCCTGATGCGAAATTAGGTAGGGATGGAAACCGTACGTTGGCCTCCCTATATGACCTCATCACATCCAACCGTGATGAGCGTGCACGCAGACCGATCGGTGAATGGAATAGGGGTAGAGTTGTTGTTACAGCAGATAATAAAGTTGAACATTATTTGAATGGCATTAAAATGCTGTCTTATGAACGGGGCTCCAAAGCGTTTAAAGATTTGGTTCAAATCAGCAAATATAAAGACTGGGAGAGCTTTGGCGAAGCCGAGGAAGGCTTTATTCTTTTGCAGGACCACGGTGATCGGGTCTCCTTTCGCAGTATAAAAATCAATACACCCAATTAA
- a CDS encoding DinB family protein, which produces MRGPIAGIPNLLQPVAHTLLQVAEDVSTYTDRLSPQQLWTRPCGNASIGFHLQHIIGVIDRMFTYAENKPLTDEQFDYLHREGKENVDISPASLVENLHEQIRQSLQKLTLIDPDTLCEQRFLGRKRIPTTLIGLLFHAAEHAQRHVGQLLVTARCLPPVPR; this is translated from the coding sequence ATGCGCGGGCCCATTGCGGGAATTCCCAATCTGTTGCAGCCTGTTGCACATACACTTTTGCAGGTTGCAGAGGATGTTTCAACCTATACTGATCGGTTGTCCCCGCAACAGCTCTGGACAAGACCCTGTGGGAATGCCAGCATAGGTTTTCACTTACAACATATCATTGGGGTTATCGATCGCATGTTTACTTATGCTGAAAACAAACCTCTAACGGACGAACAATTTGATTACCTCCACAGAGAAGGCAAAGAAAATGTCGATATTAGTCCTGCATCTCTTGTCGAAAACTTACATGAACAGATTAGACAATCTTTGCAGAAATTAACTTTAATCGATCCGGATACGTTGTGCGAGCAACGTTTTTTGGGAAGAAAGCGCATCCCCACTACATTGATTGGCCTGTTGTTCCATGCTGCAGAACATGCGCAGCGTCACGTTGGCCAATTGCTCGTGACGGCACGTTGTCTTCCCCCAGTTCCTCGTTGA
- a CDS encoding Gfo/Idh/MocA family protein — protein MNHYLSRRSFVKQSVIAAGAVMLSNSVLGKVNLAKPNERVNLACVGLGNRAAEIIKELYKTGLCNIVALCDVDLGAKHTQEILGMFPDAPQFKDFRVMFDKMGNQIDAVSIGTPDFSHFAITMLALDLGKHVYVEKPMARTFLEVELMTEKARKNPKLATQMGNQGHSEANYFQFKTWKDAGIIKDVTRIDAHMNMPRRWHGWDVNMKGFPAAEMIPETLDWDLWQMQTIGHNYNKDFVNGQWRCWYDFGMGALGDWGAHILDTAHEFLDLGLPTEVSAVKLDGYNSYFFPMSSTLKFHFPKRKKMPAVDINWYDGLDNLPPIPEGYGVSGLDPNIPPPSTGKLEPAKLNPGKIIYGKDLIFKGGSHASTLQIIPEPRAKEMESRLPEVPKSPSNHFANFLKGCKGEEKTRSAFEIAGPLSQVFCLGVIAQRLNSKLVLNTQTKEIVNDKFANALLAGPPPARGWEQYYKM, from the coding sequence ATGAATCATTATTTATCGCGCAGAAGCTTTGTTAAACAGTCCGTTATTGCTGCAGGAGCTGTTATGTTGTCCAACAGTGTCTTAGGAAAGGTCAATCTGGCCAAACCCAATGAACGTGTTAATCTAGCATGCGTAGGATTAGGCAATAGGGCAGCAGAAATCATTAAAGAACTCTATAAGACTGGACTCTGTAATATCGTAGCCTTATGTGATGTGGATCTTGGTGCTAAACATACACAAGAGATATTGGGTATGTTTCCCGACGCACCTCAATTTAAGGATTTTAGGGTGATGTTTGACAAAATGGGAAATCAGATCGATGCTGTGAGTATAGGAACCCCTGATTTCTCTCATTTTGCAATAACGATGCTTGCATTGGATTTGGGCAAACATGTTTACGTGGAAAAACCAATGGCAAGAACGTTTCTTGAGGTTGAACTTATGACAGAAAAAGCTCGGAAAAATCCAAAACTTGCTACCCAAATGGGAAACCAAGGGCACTCCGAAGCAAATTATTTTCAGTTTAAAACTTGGAAAGATGCGGGTATTATTAAAGATGTTACACGCATAGATGCGCACATGAATATGCCGCGCAGATGGCATGGCTGGGACGTGAATATGAAGGGCTTTCCTGCCGCCGAGATGATACCCGAAACGCTAGACTGGGATCTCTGGCAGATGCAGACTATTGGTCACAATTATAATAAAGATTTTGTCAATGGACAATGGCGTTGTTGGTACGATTTCGGAATGGGCGCTTTGGGCGATTGGGGGGCACATATATTGGATACAGCACATGAATTTTTAGATTTGGGACTCCCGACCGAAGTCTCAGCGGTAAAGCTAGATGGGTATAATTCGTATTTTTTTCCGATGTCTTCCACCTTAAAATTTCATTTTCCAAAAAGAAAAAAAATGCCTGCAGTAGATATTAATTGGTATGACGGCTTGGATAATTTGCCACCTATACCCGAAGGCTATGGGGTATCCGGACTGGATCCCAATATCCCTCCACCAAGTACAGGAAAATTAGAGCCCGCTAAATTAAATCCCGGAAAGATTATTTATGGAAAGGATTTGATATTTAAAGGTGGTTCGCACGCCAGTACACTGCAGATTATTCCAGAACCCAGGGCTAAAGAAATGGAATCTCGGTTACCGGAAGTGCCAAAATCACCATCAAACCACTTCGCTAATTTCTTAAAAGGCTGTAAAGGGGAAGAAAAGACCCGCTCGGCTTTTGAAATTGCAGGCCCTTTGAGCCAAGTGTTTTGTTTAGGTGTCATTGCACAGCGTTTAAATAGCAAATTGGTACTGAATACACAGACAAAAGAAATTGTCAATGATAAATTTGCCAATGCTCTTCTAGCCGGACCTCCTCCTGCTAGAGGCTGGGAGCAATATTACAAGATGTAA
- a CDS encoding sensor histidine kinase — MNLKIRLTLFSTLVFTIIFALATVVIYWMFYSSSERHLISSLEKNAKIAGIYYLEADEQSPLKHLESKNQYESLVKRAMVAVYNAAGKVSYGGMRFDSQINKDLLQQLKTDKTVYFKTADSFYFGLYYPDNQGDFFVFVKESSADFNHQLNRLLITLVFVFLVALISIALLSVWLSKYAYLPIRKVIQEIQHKDLSTIQEPLTTIKTKDELQDLIESYNALLRRISENMIIRKNFVSYVSHEFRTPLAGILGSMEVFGTKVRSEEEYRELAETITDHVNFLNQLIGNFLLLTDDQAVKRSQELFRIDEVVWDLVPKLSRSFTAPLKIDIQVDEPQYFNFWGNKMLVTLSISNLVENALKYANSQEVLVKMTNLNGRLSLQIIDHGIGIPAAELESVKQTFYRGSNVGNVKGSGIGLSFAQIVFKDQGVDFEIHSTDLGTTVSLLFPKF, encoded by the coding sequence ATGAATTTAAAGATTCGGCTTACACTTTTTTCAACGTTGGTATTCACTATCATTTTCGCACTTGCAACAGTAGTCATTTACTGGATGTTTTATAGTTCATCTGAACGACATCTAATAAGCTCGCTGGAAAAAAATGCAAAGATAGCCGGCATTTATTACCTGGAGGCAGATGAACAGAGCCCACTAAAGCATCTGGAATCTAAAAATCAATATGAAAGCCTGGTCAAACGTGCCATGGTAGCTGTTTACAATGCTGCAGGAAAAGTAAGTTATGGCGGTATGCGTTTTGATAGTCAAATTAATAAGGATTTGCTGCAACAGCTGAAAACAGACAAAACGGTTTATTTTAAAACAGCAGACAGCTTTTATTTTGGGTTGTATTATCCCGATAATCAGGGCGATTTTTTTGTGTTTGTCAAAGAGTCGAGCGCAGACTTTAATCATCAGTTGAATCGTTTGCTCATTACGCTTGTCTTTGTGTTTCTCGTGGCATTAATCAGTATCGCCTTATTGTCGGTTTGGCTGAGTAAATATGCTTATCTCCCAATTCGTAAAGTAATCCAGGAAATTCAGCATAAGGATTTAAGCACCATTCAGGAACCTCTGACAACTATAAAAACGAAGGACGAACTACAGGATCTTATTGAAAGTTATAATGCACTCCTACGGCGGATTAGTGAAAATATGATTATTAGAAAGAATTTTGTCAGTTATGTTTCACACGAGTTCCGAACGCCTTTGGCGGGAATCCTGGGCTCCATGGAGGTCTTCGGTACGAAGGTCAGAAGCGAAGAAGAATATCGTGAATTGGCTGAAACTATTACCGACCATGTCAATTTTCTGAATCAGCTTATTGGTAATTTTCTTTTACTCACAGATGATCAGGCCGTGAAACGTTCCCAAGAGCTTTTTCGGATCGATGAGGTGGTTTGGGATCTCGTGCCCAAGCTTTCGCGATCGTTTACTGCTCCTCTGAAGATTGATATACAGGTCGATGAACCACAATATTTTAATTTTTGGGGAAATAAGATGCTTGTCACACTTTCTATCTCCAATTTAGTAGAGAATGCACTTAAATATGCAAATAGTCAAGAAGTACTTGTCAAAATGACAAATTTAAATGGCAGATTGTCTTTGCAGATTATAGACCACGGCATTGGCATCCCAGCTGCCGAACTGGAGTCTGTGAAGCAGACTTTTTATCGTGGCTCCAATGTCGGTAACGTCAAGGGCAGCGGTATAGGTCTTTCTTTTGCGCAAATTGTATTTAAAGATCAAGGGGTTGACTTTGAAATCCATTCAACTGATTTGGGTACAACGGTATCGCTATTATTCCCTAAATTCTAA
- a CDS encoding TolC family protein, translated as MRKLQITLLLLLGLNSKLFSQEAGENRLQKSEIEQIFLTHNLNLMAQRFHMQQAEAAVLQQKLWPNPTISISEVNLWKNSSSESLPALIGNYGKYQQVSVELEQTIEMAGKRKKRVQLQLLEKENAQLQFQELLRNMKYDLRSQCLELQILQEKEKLYGNQVNIFQTLAQSYQNQWREGNVSEMDYLRIQSESIAFGNKLNEIQQEKIEKMNAVAQYLGNKGAALTIADTIDMPHFLQEKKQEWKMMALNNRSDYKIVQNEFKKSDAQLKIEKAERIPDLKVSINYDRGGNIMRDFVGLGVAMDLPLFNRNQGNIKIAKLELEKNKVEIEQFRIDIEREIDFLSARLTNLEASLKTMNTGFDHNLDVALERYVRNFQERRLTIVEFIDFINNYMENKESILERRIKYLQYKEELMYLIGKDIV; from the coding sequence GTGAGAAAACTACAGATTACATTATTGCTACTACTAGGCCTGAATAGTAAGCTATTTTCACAGGAAGCCGGAGAAAACCGTTTACAAAAATCAGAGATAGAACAAATTTTCCTGACCCATAACCTGAACTTAATGGCTCAACGTTTTCATATGCAACAAGCCGAGGCAGCTGTGCTTCAGCAAAAGTTGTGGCCCAATCCAACGATCTCAATTTCTGAGGTCAATCTTTGGAAAAATTCCTCCAGCGAATCGCTTCCAGCGCTGATCGGCAATTACGGTAAATACCAACAGGTGTCGGTCGAATTGGAACAGACTATCGAAATGGCTGGTAAAAGAAAGAAACGGGTGCAACTGCAGCTGCTGGAAAAAGAGAATGCGCAGCTTCAGTTCCAAGAATTGCTGCGGAACATGAAATATGATCTTCGGAGTCAGTGTCTCGAATTACAGATCTTGCAGGAGAAAGAAAAGTTATACGGTAATCAGGTCAATATCTTCCAGACATTGGCTCAGTCTTATCAAAATCAATGGAGAGAAGGCAATGTAAGTGAGATGGACTACCTCAGGATTCAAAGCGAATCTATCGCTTTTGGGAACAAATTGAATGAAATTCAACAGGAGAAAATTGAAAAAATGAATGCGGTTGCGCAATACCTCGGGAACAAGGGAGCCGCACTCACAATAGCAGATACGATTGACATGCCACATTTTTTGCAGGAAAAAAAACAGGAGTGGAAAATGATGGCCCTTAATAATCGAAGCGACTATAAAATCGTCCAAAACGAATTCAAAAAAAGTGATGCTCAGCTGAAAATAGAAAAGGCAGAACGTATACCGGACTTGAAGGTGTCAATCAATTATGACCGCGGTGGAAATATTATGCGTGATTTTGTAGGGTTGGGGGTGGCCATGGATCTTCCTTTATTTAATCGGAATCAGGGCAATATCAAAATCGCTAAACTGGAACTTGAGAAAAATAAAGTGGAAATCGAGCAATTTCGTATCGACATCGAACGCGAAATTGATTTTCTTTCGGCGCGCTTGACCAATCTCGAAGCGAGTTTGAAAACGATGAATACAGGCTTTGATCATAATCTTGATGTAGCGCTGGAGCGCTATGTCCGAAATTTTCAAGAGCGAAGATTGACCATTGTTGAATTTATAGACTTTATCAATAATTATATGGAAAATAAGGAATCGATATTGGAACGTAGGATCAAATACCTACAGTATAAAGAAGAATTGATGTATTTAATCGGAAAGGATATTGTCTAA
- a CDS encoding helix-turn-helix domain-containing protein: MNTALPPNKKRSEEITIQYFEFLDRHLAELINGVSIEMFELQHIANTLCVSQKHLIKIIQETSGNHPCHFYVQKILTCSKDLLTNSELTISEIARTLTYDPSNFTKFFKKYEGMSPSQFRQLQKAKSSP, encoded by the coding sequence ATGAATACAGCATTGCCTCCGAATAAGAAAAGAAGTGAAGAAATTACGATTCAATATTTTGAGTTCCTGGATCGTCATCTCGCAGAATTGATTAACGGAGTCAGCATAGAAATGTTTGAGCTTCAACATATTGCAAACACACTTTGCGTCTCACAAAAGCATCTTATCAAGATAATACAGGAAACGTCGGGAAATCACCCGTGCCATTTTTATGTACAAAAAATATTGACCTGTTCCAAGGACCTGCTTACCAATAGCGAGTTGACCATTTCGGAGATCGCAAGAACGCTGACCTACGACCCATCCAACTTCACCAAATTTTTTAAAAAATATGAGGGCATGTCCCCTTCGCAATTTCGTCAATTGCAAAAAGCGAAAAGTTCACCATAA
- a CDS encoding SDR family oxidoreductase: MARNDVKEKVVLIAGGAKNLGGLLSRDFAAKGAKLVIHYNSENTKKDAEKTVTAVEALGTEALLVQADLTKIEHITKLFDAAIDRFGGVDIAINTVGKVLKKPIVDTTVEEYDSMSDINSKVAYFFIQEAGKKLNVNGKICTIVTSLLAAYTGFYSTYEGLKAPVEHFTRAASKEFGERGISVTAVAPGPMDTPFFYGQESEDAVAYHKSASALGGLTDIKDIAPLVEFLVTDGWWITGQTIFANGGYTTR; encoded by the coding sequence ATGGCAAGAAATGATGTAAAAGAAAAAGTTGTCCTTATTGCTGGTGGTGCAAAAAATCTGGGTGGATTATTAAGCCGGGATTTTGCAGCTAAAGGGGCAAAACTGGTGATCCATTATAACAGTGAAAACACCAAAAAAGATGCTGAGAAAACAGTAACGGCTGTAGAAGCCTTAGGTACAGAAGCATTACTAGTCCAAGCGGACCTAACCAAAATTGAGCATATCACGAAACTTTTTGATGCAGCCATTGATCGATTCGGAGGCGTAGATATCGCCATCAACACTGTCGGTAAAGTATTAAAAAAGCCAATTGTGGACACCACAGTCGAAGAATACGATAGCATGAGTGATATCAATTCAAAAGTTGCCTATTTCTTTATTCAGGAGGCAGGGAAAAAACTGAATGTAAATGGCAAGATCTGCACCATTGTTACCTCGTTATTAGCGGCCTATACCGGATTTTACTCGACTTATGAGGGACTGAAAGCTCCTGTAGAACATTTTACGCGAGCCGCATCAAAGGAATTCGGTGAGCGAGGTATTTCGGTTACAGCCGTAGCTCCAGGCCCAATGGATACGCCATTTTTCTACGGACAGGAAAGTGAGGATGCTGTTGCCTACCACAAATCTGCCTCAGCATTGGGTGGGCTAACGGATATAAAAGACATTGCGCCTCTGGTTGAGTTCCTTGTCACCGATGGCTGGTGGATTACCGGCCAGACGATTTTCGCCAATGGCGGTTATACAACACGGTAA
- a CDS encoding efflux RND transporter periplasmic adaptor subunit: MKRSLLMPLTLMSICVIWGCQSTKNEEEAIPSTKGFCLSADFKNQIKIDAIKKRAVSEQIALNGVIQYDQDELAALKSPIPGIVQSVSFKMGDYVEKGQILVSLKGTSVNDLGKELRELENSKRLTERKLESLHSLLKDGMASQRELEEMDSELKAIQIGIRNVKANMNLLNGSLENGMFYIRAPKAGYIVDKKVSPGMTVGDDTELLSVSKLNEVWVSVNIYANNLPFVKNGAPVKITTLAYKGESFEGYIDQVANFFDPDERVVKARIKLLNKDLRLKPGMSVDVLVEKAVSGQEEHMLAIPKDAIILHNNQNFVVLYKNDCDLAVKPVDIVAENETYAFVKTGMAEGDQVMTENELIVFDELINK; the protein is encoded by the coding sequence ATGAAAAGAAGCTTATTAATGCCATTAACCTTGATGTCCATCTGTGTAATTTGGGGATGTCAGTCAACAAAGAATGAAGAGGAGGCTATCCCGTCAACCAAAGGTTTCTGCCTTAGTGCTGATTTCAAAAACCAAATTAAAATTGATGCTATAAAGAAGAGGGCAGTATCTGAACAGATTGCTTTGAATGGTGTGATCCAATATGATCAGGATGAACTGGCAGCGCTGAAGAGTCCGATACCCGGTATCGTACAGTCTGTCTCGTTCAAAATGGGTGACTACGTGGAGAAAGGACAGATTCTTGTATCGCTTAAGGGCACGTCAGTCAATGATTTGGGAAAGGAGCTACGTGAGCTCGAAAATAGTAAGCGCTTGACGGAGCGTAAATTGGAGAGTCTGCACAGCTTGCTGAAAGATGGTATGGCTTCGCAACGCGAGCTGGAAGAGATGGACAGTGAACTGAAAGCCATACAGATCGGAATTCGCAATGTAAAGGCCAATATGAATCTGCTCAATGGATCATTAGAAAACGGTATGTTTTACATCCGTGCGCCTAAAGCTGGTTATATTGTAGATAAAAAGGTGAGCCCCGGTATGACAGTTGGCGATGATACGGAGTTACTGTCGGTTAGTAAACTGAATGAAGTATGGGTTTCGGTCAATATTTATGCAAATAACCTGCCTTTTGTAAAAAATGGTGCTCCAGTCAAGATCACAACATTAGCTTATAAAGGAGAATCTTTTGAAGGGTATATTGATCAAGTAGCGAATTTTTTTGATCCAGATGAACGTGTTGTTAAAGCGCGTATAAAATTGTTAAACAAAGACTTGAGATTAAAGCCCGGCATGAGTGTAGATGTGTTGGTAGAAAAAGCCGTTTCTGGACAGGAAGAGCACATGTTGGCCATACCCAAAGATGCAATTATTCTTCACAACAATCAGAATTTTGTAGTTCTCTATAAGAATGATTGTGATTTAGCTGTAAAGCCAGTAGACATTGTTGCTGAGAATGAAACCTATGCTTTCGTCAAAACAGGAATGGCTGAGGGGGATCAGGTGATGACTGAAAATGAGCTGATTGTATTTGATGAATTGATAAATAAATAG
- a CDS encoding response regulator transcription factor, protein MQILLVEDDRRISSFVVKGLEEMGHQVILVESAEAAREWINVDSLDIIVLDIMLPGIDGIQFTKTIRYRKNHIPILILSALGEIEDKVEALESGADDYLVKPFSFKELVSRIKALVRRDNYKNISKDSSVEIRDLKVDLERYEVHKNGKNIDLSPKEFKLFKYLIENRNKTLSRTAILQAVWGIDFDNNTNVVDVYVSYLRGKVDDGSETSIIKTVKGVGYMLTTD, encoded by the coding sequence ATGCAGATACTTTTAGTAGAGGACGATCGTCGGATTAGCAGCTTTGTTGTGAAAGGTTTGGAAGAAATGGGGCATCAGGTCATTTTAGTTGAATCTGCGGAAGCAGCACGTGAATGGATCAATGTAGATTCTTTGGATATTATTGTACTTGATATCATGTTGCCTGGTATAGATGGCATACAGTTCACAAAGACAATCAGATATCGAAAAAATCATATTCCGATATTGATTTTAAGCGCTTTAGGAGAGATTGAAGATAAGGTCGAGGCTTTGGAAAGTGGTGCTGATGACTACCTCGTCAAGCCGTTTTCCTTTAAGGAATTGGTGAGCCGTATCAAAGCCCTGGTACGCCGTGATAATTATAAAAACATATCAAAGGACAGCAGCGTGGAAATTCGTGATTTGAAAGTGGATCTTGAACGCTATGAAGTCCATAAGAATGGTAAAAATATCGATCTCTCTCCCAAAGAATTTAAACTATTCAAGTACCTGATCGAAAATCGAAATAAAACACTCTCACGAACCGCTATCCTGCAGGCCGTTTGGGGAATTGATTTTGATAACAATACGAATGTCGTGGATGTGTATGTTTCCTACTTAAGGGGCAAGGTCGACGACGGTAGTGAGACGTCTATTATCAAAACAGTCAAAGGCGTCGGTTACATGCTTACAACGGACTGA
- a CDS encoding winged helix-turn-helix transcriptional regulator, whose protein sequence is MFTRYYRTHADVQLCKLEDSAVVKRTVHAEESARVMYELTELCYQLRPINEELGEDNVPSRAIGQRDAAHVLQHGTTGQSM, encoded by the coding sequence ATGTTTACCCGATATTACCGAACGCATGCTGACGTACAGTTGTGCAAACTGGAAGATAGTGCAGTTGTAAAACGTACAGTACATGCTGAAGAGTCCGCGCGGGTCATGTATGAACTGACCGAGCTTTGTTATCAGCTCAGACCGATCAACGAGGAACTGGGGGAAGACAACGTGCCGTCACGAGCAATTGGCCAACGTGACGCTGCGCATGTTCTGCAGCATGGAACAACAGGCCAATCAATGTAG